Proteins co-encoded in one Plectropomus leopardus isolate mb chromosome 14, YSFRI_Pleo_2.0, whole genome shotgun sequence genomic window:
- the LOC121954102 gene encoding insulinoma-associated protein 2: MPRGFLVKRNRRCSASYRSRNNSNNKPVTYDSDRNNCDNFEETKPEAAKENNVLNVFSFERSDGLPPVSREDSAGVREPWSPHVESALEAEADRRAQLPETEEQVSEVDVLTPDSDFSCFLPPPPIPPRDLTLTDSCSPVKPVGTRLLEHHEDGEKQPLFPGQCLTSSPVSELPELPFLVSSTPTSVSASIERLLAGSSHHAPSYNNKYDPNMGHAHLFPPLTLMNQEHAARKRSFLEQDQRLNSNRHNKQHVGNPTKKPKINRKLNFEDEVTTSPVLGLRIKKESPELRRQREKSSVMSGNQPLGEFICQLCKEEYPDPFSLAQHKCSRIVRVEYRCPECDKVFSCPANLASHRRWHKPRPVNNQAGETQTNKSQPLKEARGLIQHERQPVEMEGKENELLRINTNQHHGALDSSRIRREQSLLLLHDRSRDGPDSDSLAPPHYDSPLHYRNPVESCLDLQQVRAADSPPSSLLLLNPDERADLPQQQRPSLPHPSLPFVQSLPEDEVYECRYCGKKFRRQAYLRKHLAAHEMTPHASPPPASYGQARESSGGQSQVFLCHLCGARFPSVEIRDKHRLWHAMRDELLAGTLGGGLRPDVFHAQGDESGKGECGQQQQIYTCKHCPSTFFSSPGLARHISKSHPNENRQVMLLQMTVRP, encoded by the coding sequence atgcCTCGAGGATTCTTGGTGAAGAGAAACCGGCGATGTTCGGCGTCATACCGCTCTCGaaataacagtaacaacaaaCCGGTAACGTATGACAGCGACAGGAACAACTGTGACAACTTTGAAGAGACAAAACCGGAGGCGGCGAAGGAGAACAATGTGTTGAACGTTTTCTCTTTTGAACGGTCGGACGGACTACCTCCGGTGTCCCGTGAAGACTCCGCTGGTGTCAGAGAGCCGTGGAGCCCGCACGTGGAATCAGCGTTGGAGGCAGAGGCTGACCGGCGCGCGCAATTACCGGAGACCGAGGAGCAGGTGAGCGAGGTGGACGTTTTGACTCCCGATAGTGATTTCTCCTGCTTCCTCCCACCTCCCCCTATACCGCCACGCGACCTGACACTAACAGACTCCTGCAGCCCCGTTAAACCAGTCGGCACGAGACTGCTGGAACACCACGAGGACGGAGAGAAGCAGCCGCTTTTCCCCGGTCAGTGCCTGACATCATCTCCTGTGTCGGAGTTACCGGAGCTTCCGTTCCTGGTGAGCTCCACGCCGACATCGGTGTCCGCGTCTATCGAGAGGCTCCTCGCGGGCAGCAGCCACCACGCGCCGTCttacaataataaatatgacCCGAATATGGGTCACGCGCACCTGTTCCCGCCGCTGACACTGATGAACCAGGAACACGCGGCGAGGAAACGCTCCTTCCTCGAGCAGGATCAACGCTTGAACAGCAACAGACACAACAAGCAGCACGTGGGAAACCCGACAAAGAAGCCCAAAATCAACCGGAAGCTTAACTTCGAGGATGAGGTCACGACTTCGCCGGTTTTGGGTCTGCGGATCAAGAAGGAGAGCCCCGAGCTGAGGAGGCAGCGCGAGAAATCGTCCGTTATGAGCGGAAATCAGCCGCTGGGAGAGTTCATCTGTCAACTGTGTAAAGAGGAGTACCCCGACCCGTTCTCCCTCGCGCAGCACAAGTGCTCCCGCATAGTGCGCGTGGAGTACCGGTGTCCCGAGTGCGACAAAGTCTTCAGCTGTCCCGCTAACTTGGCATCCCATCGCCGCTGGCACAAACCGCGTCCGGTAAATAACCAAGCAGGAGAGACTCAGACAAACAAGAGCCAGCCGTTAAAAGAGGCGCGAGGGCTCATTCAGCACGAGAGGCAGCCGGTGGAGATGGAGGGCAAAGAGAACGAGCTACTGCGCATCAACACTAATCAGCACCACGGAGCGCTGGACAGCTCCCGCATCAGGCGCGAGCagtccctgctgctgctccacgACCGCTCGCGGGACGGCCCCGACAGTGACAGCCTCGCGCCTCCTCACTATGACTCCCCGCTTCATTACCGGAACCCGGTGGAGAGCTGTTTAGACCTGCAGCAGGTGAGAGCAGCGGACAGTCCTCCCTCGAGCCTCCTTCTATTAAACCCAGACGAGCGCGCGGACCTGCCGCAGCAGCAGCGACCGTCACTCCCGCACCCCTCTCTACCGTTCGTCCAGTCCTTACCGGAGGACGAAGTGTATGAGTGCAGATACTGCGGGAAGAAATTCCGCCGACAAGCGTATCTGAGAAAACACCTGGCCGCGCACGAGATGACACCGCACGCATCTCCGCCCCCAGCATCATATGGCCAGGCGCGCGAGAGCAGTGGAGGACAGAGCCAGGTGTTTCTGTGTCACCTGTGCGGCGCGCGCTTCCCGTCAGTTGAAATCAGAGATAAACACCGTCTGTGGCACGCGATGAGGGACGAGTTACTGGCGGGAACTCTGGGAGGAGGACTCAGACCGGACGTGTTCCACGCGCAAGGAGACGAGAGCGGCAAAGGGGAGTGCggacagcagcagcaaatcTACACGTGCAAGCACTGTCCGTCCACATTCTTCAGCTCCCCGGGGCTCGCTAGACACATTAGCAAATCTCATCCCAACGAGAACCGGCAGGTCATGCTACTGCAGATGACCGTGCGACCGTAA